A genomic region of Dreissena polymorpha isolate Duluth1 chromosome 4, UMN_Dpol_1.0, whole genome shotgun sequence contains the following coding sequences:
- the LOC127880114 gene encoding uncharacterized protein LOC127880114 isoform X2: MSLEVTSIDITKKVCVICGEQDDRQVSKLGEKGCQGLSLAAKNYKDQIIVFVPGQYVHIDCRKTYCHPNQTSSRGKSTSNLMSSPKTRQSTNGNSFDFGTKCLFCGSDAKLRNGKRGIDVHPVMTLEFELTVRESCKSRCDEWGATVLGGLESTNDLPAVEARYHQACSANFRSGYNVPKLYMNENVTPKKGRPINTSSDQAFLQLMNYFEEHESDQMTVNDLCEKKNKLCGESSYSNVYMKKKILEHFDNNVVITELNGKQNVVTFKTTAHSILHLFYKRSNANDKECEKRAIIKTAGKLILNEIKNMTEITKEQYPSSADIMSIDSNYEYLPEGLLCFLQQLIDSTNKNRKISSIGQAIIQAAIPRKVIAPLQIGLGVQMHHHFGSKFLIETLNSLGFCSSYHEVQRFEQSAAVSQGIQIESSNEQFVQFIGDNVDHNTGTIDGLNTFHGMGIIAAITPGKEQRHTIPRIHTTGEDIIAVGKIDIKFYKQSTNKMESMFFSKVVKY; encoded by the exons ATGAG CCTGGAAGTAACCAGTATAGACATAACTAAAAAGGTGTGTGTCATCTGTGGAGAGCAAGATGACCGTCAAGTTTCAAAACTTGGAGAAAAGGGATGTCAAGGACTTTCATTAGCTGCAAAAAACTATAAAG ACCAGATTATCGTGTTTGTTCCGGGACAATATGTGCATATCGACTGCCGTAAGACATATTGCCACCCAAACCAAACCAGTAGTAGAGGGAAATCCACATCAAACTTAATGTCAAGTCCCAAAACCAGGCAATCAACAAATGGAAATTCGTTTGACTTTGGAACAAAATGCTTATTTTGTGGTTCTGATGCTAAATTAAGAAATGGAAAAAGAGGCATTGACGTTCATCCTGTTATGACTCTAGAATTTGAGTTGACTGTAAGGGAATCATGTAAATCTAGGTGTGATGAATGGGGTGCTACTGTTCTTGGGGGACTTGAGTCCACAAATGACCTTCCTGCTGTAGAAGCACGTTACCACCAAGCTTGTTCTGCTAATTTCAGATCAGGTTATAATGTACCAAAATTGTATATGAATGAGAATGTCACGCCTAAAAAGGGTCGGCCAATTAATACTTCTTCTGATCAAGCATTTCTTCAGTTAATGAATTATTTTGAAGAGCATGAATCTGATCAAATGACAGTGAATGACCTTTGTGAGAAAAAGAACAAATTGTGTGGTGAATCTTCTTATAGTAACGTATATATGAAGAAGAAAATTCTAGAACATTTTGATAATAATGTTGTTATAACTGAACTTAATGGAAAACAAAATGTTGTTACATTTAAAACTACTGCCCATtctatattgcatttattttacaaaagaaGTAATGCAAATGATAAGGAATGTGAAAAGAGAGCTATTATTAAAACTGCAGGTAaacttattttgaatgaaataaaaaacatgacAGAGATAACAAAAGAACAGTATCCATCTTCAGCAGATATAATGTCTATTGATtcaaattatgaatatttacCTGAAGGTCTTCTGTGCTTTTTGCAGCAGCTCATTGATAGtacaaataaaaatagaaaaatttcATCTATAGGTCAAGCTATAATTCAGGCAGCAATACCAAGAAAAGTCATCGCACCCCTACAAATTGGGTTAGGTGTTCAAATGCACCATCACTTCGGTTCCAAGTTTCTGATAGAAACCCTCAACAGCCTAGGATTTTGCTCTTCCTACCATGAAGTCCAACGTTTTGAACAAAGTGCAGCTGTTTCACAAGGAATACAAATAGAAAGTTCAAACGAACAGTTTGTTCAATTTATTGGCGATAATGTAGACCACAACACTGGTACTATTGATGGACTTAACACTTTCCATGGCATGGGAATCATTGCTGCAATTACACCTGGTAAGGAACAAAGGCATACCATTCCACGCATACATACGACAGGTGAAGATATTATTGCTGTTGGAaaaattgatattaaattttacaaacaatcaaCAAACAAAATGGAATCgatgtttttttcaaaagttgtcAAGTATTGA
- the LOC127880114 gene encoding uncharacterized protein LOC127880114 isoform X1, producing the protein MDLTLSMAWESLLQLHLVRNKGIPFHAYIRQVKILLLLEKLILNFTNNQQTKWNRCFFQKLSSIDDVEDQLEELNFLIKLARPLKPELPGWSGTMQLVQTGNFPGKSSVVFMPMLDLNPSDMSCIFSTLYFIACQSRKMNTTPVVTFDQPLYWKALHIVINEPEGSDVKDVIVRLGGFHTEMSFLGCIGKLMENTGLTELLSTVYAPNAVGHMLNGKAISRAIRGHILVNDSLETLLVEQSFADTQPNIDANNNIFVEDLIDKILTKETKPETLHGNLMIANMMDQYDKTKIEVAKSRTAKLWLQYMEMVHILQQFIAAERLGNWKGHLNALLRMLPYFASAGHNLYLKSGYIYLQQMLNLEEMNPDIYHHFCKGNHVIRRSERYWVGLSTDLVIEQVLMRSVKSVGGMTRGRGMSEERAQWLLSMPACSEMNSAMQDFSGQTYEKSPQHKECSKSRIQHDNKDRATVKDFLQEHNPFLDEQCLRNIETGALAENNVNVDDAKSIGKNIIKEMEEKNVLTYCFKRTNQVVTLGSKNNLRVGGDEISVDPQLLFQRLITAADYTIEDTETLFSYEL; encoded by the coding sequence ATGGACTTAACACTTTCCATGGCATGGGAATCATTGCTGCAATTACACCTGGTAAGGAACAAAGGCATACCATTCCACGCATACATACGACAGGTGAAGATATTATTGCTGTTGGAaaaattgatattaaattttacaaacaatcaaCAAACAAAATGGAATCgatgtttttttcaaaagttgtcAAGTATTGACGATGTTGAAGATCAACTTGAAGAATTGAACTTTTTGATTAAACTTGCTCGACCTTTAAAACCTGAACTTCCAGGTTGGTCAGGAACGATGCAGTTAGTACAAACAGGAAACTTTCCTGGAAAATCAAGCGTAGTATTCATGCCAATGTTAGACCTAAATCCTAGTGACATGTCTTGTATCTTCTCAACCCTGTACTTCATAGCATGCCAGTCAAGAAAGATGAACACAACACCAGTGGTAACCTTTGACCAACCACTATACTGGAAGGCATTACATATTGTCATCAACGAACCTGAAGGAAGTGATGTAAAGGATGTCATTGTAAGACTTGGTGGATTTCACACAGAAATGAGTTTCCTAGGCTGTATCGGTAAATTAATGGAAAATACTGGACTGACAGAACTTCTTTCAACTGTGTATGCTCCAAATGCAGTAGGTCACATGTTAAATGGTAAAGCGATTAGCAGAGCGATCAGAGGACATATACTTGTAAATGATTCCTTAGAAACATTGCTAGTTGAGCAATCATTTGCTGATACACAACCTAATATTGAtgcaaacaataacatatttgttgAAGACTTAATAGATAAAATTCTCACTAAAGAAACCAAACCAGAGACACTGCATGGAAACCTGATGATAGCCAACATGATGGATCAATATGACAAAACTAAAATAGAGGTAGCCAAATCCAGAACTGCAAAATTATGGCTACAATACATGGAAATGGTTCACATCCTTCAACAATTCATAGCAGCTGAGCGCTTAGGAAATTGGAAAGGACACCTGAATGCTTTGCTTCGGATGCTTCCATACTTTGCCTCCGCTGGACACAACCTCTATCTCAAATCCGGTTACATATATCTacaacaaatgttaaatttggAAGAAATGAACCCAGACATTTACCATCACTTTTGTAAAGGCAATCATGTTATACGAAGAAGCGAGCGTTATTGGGTGGGTCTTTCAACAGACCTAGTAATAGAACAAGTTCTAATGAGAAGTGTTAAGTCAGTAGGGGGGATGACACGTGGCAGAGGAATGTCTGAGGAACGAGCACAATGGCTGCTCTCTATGCCTGCCTGTTCAGAAATGAACAGTGCAATGCAGGACTTTTCCGGTCAAACCTATGAAAAAAGTCCCCAACACAAAGAGTGCTCTAAATCTAGAATTCAGCATGACAATAAGGACAGGGCCACCGTCAAGGATTTTCTACAAGAGCATAATCCCTTCCTTGATGAACAATGCTTAAGAAACATTGAAACTGGTGCCCTTGCTGAGAATAATGTTAATGTGGATGATGCTAAAAGTATAGGaaagaatataattaaagaaatggaagaaaaaaatgtattgacatattgctttaagcGCACCAATCAGGTCGTGACTCTTGGTTCTAAGAACAATTTGAGGGTTGGCGGTGATGAAATTTCTGTTGATCCACAGCTCCTGTTCCAAAGACTGATCACTGCAGCAGATTATACTATCGAAGACACAGAAACACTTTTTAGCTATGAGTTATGA
- the LOC127880125 gene encoding GTP-binding protein Rit2-like — MSTTPKVSTSSTASSRNGPRVYKIVILGEGGVGKSALVIQFVSHRFTDYHDPTIEDSYQQQARIDGEPAQLDILDTAGQLEFTTVREQYMRHGEGFILCYSITDRRSFDELLAHKNLIDRVRCNENTPIIVAGNKCDLEQKRKVSTEEGRRLAEQLGAPFFETSAVNRQCVDDVFHGIVREVRQKEYDELVESERLAKKRLRKKRMHALFSRLNIFKRKSPTASSGD; from the exons ATGAGCACCACACCAAAGGTTTCAACGTCCTCAACTGCAAGCAGCAGAAATGGGCCAAGGGTTTATAAAATAGTGATTTTAGGAGAAGGTGGAGTAGGTAAAAGTG CCCTTGTGATTCAGTTTGTCAGTCACCGGTTCACAGATTATCATGATCCAACAATTG AGGACTCCTATCAACAGCAGGCCCGTATTGATGGAGAGCCAGCACAACTGGATATCCTGGACACTGCTGGACAG TTGGAGTTTACAACAGTGCGAGAGCAGTACATGCGTCACGGGGAGGGGTTCATCCTGTGCTATTCAATAACAGACCGTCGGAGCTTTGACGAGCTCCTTGCACACAAGAATCTGATTGACAGGGTCAGATGTAACGAGAATACGCCTATCATAGTTGCTGGGAACAAGTGTGACTTGGAACAAAAACGCAAG GTATCTACGGAAGAAGGTCGACGACTAGCAGAGCAGTTGGGCGCACCATTTTTTGAGACGTCGGCAGTTAATCGCCAGTGCGTTGACGACGTGTTTCACGGCATAGTGAGAGAAGTCCGTCAGAAAGAGTACGATGAACTTGTGGAGAGCGAGAGACTTGCTAAGAAACGACTCAGAAAGAAGCGCATGCACGCCTTATTCAGTAGACTTAACATTTTCAAGCGTAAATCACCCACTGCCAGTAGTGGAGATTAA